In the Candidatus Baltobacteraceae bacterium genome, one interval contains:
- a CDS encoding GrpB family protein, with translation MSEVEGQRPNSGPVRLVAHDPAWSALTEREAARMRESLGAILLEVYHIGSTAISGIVAKPVVDLIPVVRDLPSLDAARAKIEALGYSWWGEFGIAERRYCTLDDFGRRLVNAHFYAVGNPQIERHVAFRDYLRAHPEVAREYEALKIRLAAEYGNDVLEYADAKTPWIRSVESAAISFYRSR, from the coding sequence GTGAGCGAAGTCGAAGGTCAGCGACCAAACTCAGGGCCGGTCAGACTCGTGGCGCACGACCCGGCGTGGTCAGCGCTCACCGAACGTGAGGCTGCGAGAATGCGCGAATCGCTTGGCGCGATTCTGCTTGAGGTTTATCACATCGGATCGACCGCGATCTCCGGGATCGTCGCAAAGCCCGTTGTCGACCTCATTCCCGTCGTCCGCGACCTCCCAAGTCTCGATGCGGCGCGCGCGAAGATCGAAGCGCTCGGCTATAGCTGGTGGGGCGAGTTCGGCATCGCCGAACGCCGCTATTGCACGCTTGACGACTTCGGTCGCCGCCTCGTCAATGCCCACTTCTATGCTGTGGGAAATCCGCAGATCGAACGGCACGTCGCCTTTCGCGACTACCTTCGCGCGCATCCGGAGGTTGCGCGAGAGTACGAAGCGCTAAAGATTCGCCTAGCCGCCGAGTATGGAAATGACGTCCTCGAATATGCGGACGCAAAAACGCCGTGGATTCGTTCTGTGGAATCCGCGGCGATTAGTTTCTATCGATCGAGATGA
- a CDS encoding C-terminal binding protein yields MATVALIDYSWPDLAIERAIVGGAGHTLIEGPLKSGDPSALEAFIKQHDPETIMVTYTQITSQVIAQATNLRHIARVGIGTDNVAIPAATERGVLVTNVPDYCIEEVSDHAIALMLAFTRRINEYDREVHAGRWGLLAAERLRRTNKLTVGVIGYGRIGRATARKLHGLGASVLAYDVMSVSDRGPAKMVGLDELITGSDVVILHTPLDASTHHMVDRAFVGKMRNGAILVNVSRGPLVDNDAVLEGLRSGKLSGVGLDVVEGEPNPPRALVEHPDAIVTPHVAYASDLAVGDLRTRASEEVVRVLAGEKPRNPCNSIAART; encoded by the coding sequence ATGGCGACCGTCGCGCTTATCGACTATTCGTGGCCGGATTTGGCGATCGAGCGCGCGATCGTCGGCGGCGCAGGGCACACACTCATCGAGGGACCGTTGAAATCCGGCGATCCGTCGGCGCTCGAAGCGTTTATCAAGCAGCACGATCCTGAGACGATCATGGTAACTTACACGCAGATTACGTCGCAGGTTATCGCACAGGCGACGAACCTGCGGCACATTGCACGTGTCGGGATCGGGACAGATAACGTTGCGATTCCAGCCGCTACGGAACGCGGCGTGCTCGTCACGAACGTCCCGGATTACTGCATTGAGGAAGTCTCAGACCACGCAATCGCGCTCATGCTTGCTTTCACACGCCGCATCAACGAATACGATCGCGAAGTGCACGCGGGGCGTTGGGGATTGCTGGCTGCGGAACGGCTCCGGCGCACGAACAAACTCACCGTGGGCGTGATTGGCTATGGCCGCATCGGACGCGCCACGGCGCGTAAGCTGCACGGACTGGGGGCGAGCGTACTCGCGTACGATGTGATGAGCGTAAGCGATCGCGGACCCGCAAAAATGGTCGGGCTCGATGAGCTGATCACAGGTAGCGATGTCGTCATCTTGCACACGCCCTTGGATGCGTCGACGCATCACATGGTCGATCGCGCTTTCGTCGGCAAGATGCGCAACGGTGCGATCCTCGTCAACGTGAGTCGCGGACCGCTCGTCGACAATGATGCCGTCCTCGAAGGCCTACGCTCCGGGAAACTGAGTGGCGTCGGACTCGATGTGGTCGAGGGCGAACCGAACCCACCCCGCGCGCTCGTCGAGCACCCGGACGCGATCGTCACGCCGCACGTCGCCTACGCCTCGGATCTCGCGGTCGGCGATCTGCGCACACGCGCGAGCGAAGAAGTCGTGCGTGTTCTCGCCGGCGAGAAGCCCCGAAATCCGTGTAATAGCATCGCGGCGCGAACGTAA
- a CDS encoding peptidylprolyl isomerase: MYGLGLLAPALGGTSLSAMLQPLAADRKARAGTAIVDALSDSSDAVCVAALDATARFAVAGDLSPQLTSASFERVTHILRADASPVLRGRAAFTLAWYPPANRSLHSRALQALQAAFAHEDDDTARWHEMWALGRGFAKEVDGKTIAAGLADKSELVQIQTLHVLERRLSKGWIPQVEPLAHDPRWQVNEEAHDAIKVMNGGKRTEHLKTLPNGVVTPPPQVSPSEQPANLAVPTKKLHAPNLDQLIYRPHVLPRTLAQMTGPANGPHPRVAIVTTQGTLTLVLYPEWAPSTVASFLNLAKTGYYNNNRWFRIVPDFVVQTGDRTNTGDGDAGFTIPAEENPIEQDSGVISMGLEYTKAGAKRDSAGSQFYITLSPQLHLDMAFTVFGHVEDGFDVLGRLLESDKIITIRRLPDEQIGS; the protein is encoded by the coding sequence GTGTACGGCTTGGGCCTCCTCGCGCCGGCTCTCGGCGGAACGTCGCTCTCGGCGATGCTGCAGCCGCTGGCTGCCGATCGCAAGGCGCGCGCCGGGACCGCAATCGTCGATGCACTCTCGGATTCTTCCGACGCGGTTTGCGTTGCGGCGCTCGACGCGACTGCACGTTTTGCGGTCGCCGGCGATCTCTCACCGCAACTAACGAGCGCTTCGTTCGAGCGCGTGACACACATCTTACGCGCCGATGCATCACCAGTGTTGCGCGGACGCGCTGCGTTCACGCTCGCCTGGTATCCGCCGGCAAATCGCTCGCTTCACTCCCGTGCATTGCAAGCGCTCCAAGCCGCGTTCGCGCACGAAGACGACGACACGGCACGTTGGCACGAGATGTGGGCGCTCGGGCGCGGATTCGCAAAAGAAGTCGACGGCAAAACGATCGCGGCTGGACTTGCCGACAAGTCCGAGCTCGTGCAAATTCAAACGCTGCACGTCCTCGAGCGACGGTTGAGCAAAGGGTGGATTCCACAGGTTGAGCCGCTCGCGCACGATCCGCGCTGGCAAGTGAACGAAGAAGCGCACGACGCGATCAAGGTGATGAACGGCGGCAAACGGACGGAGCATTTGAAGACGCTGCCCAACGGTGTCGTCACGCCGCCACCACAGGTGTCACCGAGCGAACAACCTGCGAACCTTGCCGTGCCGACGAAAAAACTGCACGCTCCGAACCTCGATCAACTCATCTACAGGCCGCACGTTCTGCCGCGCACGCTCGCACAGATGACGGGTCCGGCGAATGGGCCGCATCCGCGCGTTGCGATCGTCACGACGCAAGGCACGCTCACGCTCGTACTCTATCCTGAATGGGCGCCGAGCACGGTCGCGAGCTTCTTGAACCTTGCCAAGACAGGTTATTACAACAATAACCGCTGGTTCCGAATCGTCCCCGACTTCGTCGTGCAAACCGGTGACCGCACCAACACGGGCGACGGAGATGCCGGCTTCACGATTCCGGCAGAGGAAAATCCGATCGAGCAAGACTCGGGCGTTATCTCGATGGGGCTCGAGTACACCAAGGCCGGCGCGAAGCGCGACTCGGCGGGCTCGCAGTTCTACATCACGCTCTCACCGCAACTGCACCTCGACATGGCGTTCACGGTCTTCGGCCACGTCGAGGACGGCTTCGACGTACTCGGACGGTTGCTCGAGTCGGACAAGATCATCACGATCCGCCGATTGCCCGACGAACAGATCGGCTCCTAA
- the rpoD gene encoding RNA polymerase sigma factor RpoD, whose protein sequence is MARKKSAAAVAEKPELSLDELIKRLIERGKKRRSVTWDEVNAIFENSEEETNSEKMDDVLAELETLGIAVVDEQTKEEKREAEEDDSLPAGLSLDDPVRMYLKEIGRVPLLSMEDEKRLAMAIERGELEAAKNGSADSVILHEGEQAKRQLTEANLRLVVSIAKKYVGRGMLFLDLIQEGNLGLIRAVEKFDYRKGYKFSTYATWWIRQAITRALADQARTIRIPVHMVETINRLIKISRQLLQELGRDPSVEEIATEMGLTPEKVREVIKISQEPISLETPIGEEEDSHLGDFIEDQEAVAPAEAASVMLLKEKMADVLKNLTERERKVLVLRFGLEDGHQRTLEEVGQEFGVTRERIRQIEAKALRKLRHPSRGKALKDYWSNE, encoded by the coding sequence ATGGCTCGTAAGAAGTCCGCCGCTGCAGTAGCCGAGAAGCCCGAATTGTCGCTTGATGAGTTGATCAAGCGCCTGATTGAACGCGGGAAAAAGCGCCGTTCGGTCACCTGGGACGAAGTCAATGCGATTTTTGAGAACAGCGAAGAAGAGACGAACTCCGAGAAAATGGACGACGTCCTCGCGGAACTCGAGACGCTCGGCATTGCGGTCGTCGACGAACAAACGAAGGAAGAAAAGCGCGAAGCCGAAGAGGACGATTCCCTTCCGGCCGGTCTGTCGCTTGATGATCCGGTTCGCATGTATCTCAAGGAGATCGGCCGCGTCCCGCTCCTCTCAATGGAGGACGAGAAGCGACTGGCGATGGCGATCGAGCGCGGCGAGCTGGAAGCTGCCAAGAACGGCAGCGCCGATTCGGTCATCTTGCACGAGGGCGAGCAAGCTAAACGGCAGCTCACCGAAGCCAATCTACGGCTCGTGGTCTCGATCGCGAAGAAGTACGTCGGGCGCGGCATGCTCTTCTTGGATTTGATCCAGGAAGGGAACCTCGGATTGATCAGGGCGGTCGAGAAATTCGACTATCGCAAGGGCTACAAGTTCTCGACGTACGCGACATGGTGGATTCGCCAAGCGATCACACGCGCGCTCGCCGATCAAGCCCGAACGATTCGCATCCCCGTGCACATGGTCGAGACGATCAACCGTCTGATCAAGATCTCACGCCAGCTGCTGCAAGAGCTTGGCCGCGATCCGTCGGTCGAAGAGATCGCAACCGAGATGGGCTTAACGCCCGAAAAGGTTCGCGAGGTCATCAAGATCTCCCAAGAGCCGATCTCGCTCGAGACGCCGATCGGTGAAGAGGAAGACTCGCATCTCGGTGACTTCATCGAGGATCAGGAAGCGGTCGCGCCCGCGGAAGCCGCCTCGGTCATGCTCCTCAAAGAAAAGATGGCGGACGTCCTTAAAAACCTCACCGAGCGTGAGCGCAAAGTGCTGGTTCTGCGCTTCGGTCTCGAAGACGGCCACCAGCGTACGCTCGAAGAAGTCGGCCAAGAGTTCGGCGTCACGCGCGAACGCATCCGTCAAATCGAAGCGAAAGCTTTGCGGAAGCTACGCCACCCGTCGAGAGGCAAAGCCCTCAAAGACTACTGGAGCAATGAGTAG